A window of Ictidomys tridecemlineatus isolate mIctTri1 chromosome 15, mIctTri1.hap1, whole genome shotgun sequence contains these coding sequences:
- the LOC101969006 gene encoding insulin growth factor-like family member 4 — protein MLPLIFAAVFMSELLGSTPSGVTDTAPWLCQPAPRCGDHIYSPLEKCCDDDTILPLNRTRLCGPNCIYWPCFELCCPESFSPQKKFVVRLKVLGVKSQCHSSPISRDCGRVSRLASEKRELEAQLGPSREEAMCRLVHGLELELWQEHPNMGGHSCT, from the exons ATGCTGCCCTTAATCTTTG CTGCTGTCTTCATgtctgaactcctgggctcaacaCCCTCAGGAGTCACAG ATACTGCTCCATGGCTGTGCCAGCCAGCGCCCAGATGTGGGGACCACATCTACAGCCCCTTGGAGAAGTGTTGTGACGATGACACCATCCTGCCCCTGAACCGGACTCGCCTGTGTGGTCCCAACTGCATCTACTGGCCTTGCTTTGAGCTCTGCTGCCCCGAGTCTTTTAGTCCCCAGAAGAAGTTTGTTGTGAGGTTGAAAGTTCTGGGTGTGAAGTCCCAGTGCCACTCATCCCCCATCTCCAGGGACTGTGGCAG GGTGTCTCGCCTGGCATCTGAGAAGCGGGAGCTGGAAGCACAGCTGGGCCCGTCTCGTGAGGAGGCAATGTGCAGGCTGGTGCATGGCCTGGAGCTAGAGCTGTGGCAAGAGCACCCCAATATGGGAGGCCATTCTTGCACGTGA